Proteins encoded by one window of Sphaerodactylus townsendi isolate TG3544 linkage group LG02, MPM_Stown_v2.3, whole genome shotgun sequence:
- the LOC125425866 gene encoding LOW QUALITY PROTEIN: alpha/beta hydrolase domain-containing protein 17B-like (The sequence of the model RefSeq protein was modified relative to this genomic sequence to represent the inferred CDS: deleted 2 bases in 1 codon), producing MAATRDRLSLSKFCSLFCCPPWPSKITAKLACWPPDPTYTLRPDQSGSRWTLDLSDGAYRKLSHREKGAIECSMTKTSAGNSIACMSVRCATEARYTVLFSRGNAADSGQMSRFCVELASRIKCNIFSYDLAGYGASSRKPTEKNLAADAEAAWEYLTTRYGVLPENVIIMGVTFIYGQSIGTVPSVDLATRHESAAVILHAPPTSELRLAFPKINKTYWFDLLPNIDKISSITSPVLLIHGTDDEVISLSHSLALFELCQRPVEPLWAEGAEHNGIEYYEQYYERLKQFVSQELMNL from the exons ATGGCTGCAACCAGGGACAGGCTTTCCTTGAGCAAATTCTGCTCCCTGTTCTGCTGTCCTCCGTGGCCGAGCAAAATCACCGCCAAGCTGGCCTGTTGGCCCCCCGACCCCACCTACACCCTGAGGCCTGACCAAAGTGGGAGTCGCTGGACGCTGGATCTCTCTGATGGTGCCTACCGGAAACTCTCTCACAGAGAAAAGGGGGCCATTGAATGTTCCATGACCAAAACCAGCGCAGGGAACAGCATTGCCTGCATGTCCGTGCGTTGCGCCACCGAGGCCAGGTACACTGTGCTTTTCTCCCGTGGGAATGCTGCTGACTCAGGTCAGATGAGCCGCTTCTGCGTAGAGCTCGCTTCCCGGATTAAGTGCAACATATTTTCATACGACTTAGCCGGATACGGAGCGAGTTCCAGAAAGCCGACGGAGAAGAATCTG GCGGCTGACGCCGAAGCTGCTTGGGAATATTTAACAACAAGGTACGGAGTCCTCCCTGAAAACGTGattat catgggggttacatttataTATGGCCAAAGTATAGGAACGGTGCCATCCGTGGACCTTGCGACTCGTCACGAAAGTGCGGCTGTCATTCTTCACGCGCCTCCAACCTCCGAGCTGCGCTTAGCTTTCCCTAAGATTAACAAGACCTATTGGTTTGACCTGTTGCCAAATATTGACAAAATCTCTAGCATAACCTCTCCAGTGTTGCTAATTCACGGGACTGACGACGAAGTGATCAGCTTGTCACACAGCCTGGCGTTATTTGAACTCTGCCAAAGACCTGTGGAACCACTCTGGGCAGAAGGCGCAGAACACAACGGCATCGAGTACTACGAACAGTATTATGAGAGACTGAAGCAGTTTGTTTCACAGGAACTGATGAACTTGTAA